CAAGAACATGGAATTTTTCATGAGTTAGCGACCATCGATGATGCCGCTGAACCCATGCCTTGCCCACACTGCCAAGAACTTGCGCCACGAATCCTAATGGTTCCGCCGGAAATTCTTGATATGGCGCCTGAAAAGCGAAAAGCCATTGAGAGAAACGAAAAAGCCCAGCACGAACCAAAAATGTCGACTAAGGAAAGTCGTGCAGAGGATGAAGAACGTCGCAAGTTTGAAGAAAAGCTCCACAAACACCATCACAAGGGTTGTGGTTGCGGAGGCCATCATAAGAAAAAGGCTTCCAATCTAATGTGGACCGCAAATGGCGAGAAAATGTTCCCATCAATGCGTCCTTGGATGATTAGTCACTAAATAGCTTCGGCAAAGAAAAAGCCTCGAATATTCACCTGAATATCGGGGCTTTTTTCATCTCTACAAGCCACGTTTCCAAGTTACTGTACCGGTCCGTTTCCAACCCCCCTTACCTTCTCAAGTCACCGTTAATTGACATTACTGAGTGCTGCACGCATTGGGAAACAAACACCACCTGTACCGTACCGATCTTAAACGTCAACTGTATTACAAAGGATAGATAATTTGAAACTCGCAACATGCATACTCCTGCTTACAGCCTTCTTTTCTGCTCAAAGCCTGGCAAATGACGCCGACGATAAGAAGCAGCAAATTGAAATCGGCAAACTTTACTACCAGAACCTGTTCGCTAACCAACCAGGAAAAAGCTATGAACTGCTTTCATCCAAGGACAAGGAATCCTTTAGCAAAGAACAATTCTCTCGAGTCATCGCTTTAAAAACGGCCGTTTTGGATAAAAACAGAGTGGTCACCATCAAAGGGGCAAGTATTACCGAATCCGATGACAACATGGCTGTGGTCCAGGTCTCGGCAGAACTCTCAACCCCGGGCACTAAGGAGGTAAAAACAGTCAAGGCAACGCAACTACTGCTAAAAGAAAACAATGAATGGAAAGTGTATTCTGCGCACGCAATCGCATCAATCCTCATGCAAGCTAAATATGCATGCGATAAGGACACTTCTATCGCCAAGCAACTAAAAGAAGAAGGCTGCACCCTTTATTACGGAACAAAAAACCCGAACATAGAGCAAAAATAATTAATTCGCTATCGGATGACAGGCACGGGCTTATAACATAGCGTGCTATTTATGAATCTGGAACTGGCGCTGAGAAGGTGAAGAAAACCGTATCATCAGAGTGTCTCCCTCTTCTCAAAGCGAAAAAAGCCCCTTAAAGAGGAGTACACAGATCAAGGTAAGCAATCAAGCCAGGAACGACTTAAAGACCTTTAAATAAAGCTTAGTCAGGATTTGCGGAAGCTTCTCCGCATGCTCGACCACCTCATAATGCCCTTTTCTGAAAATTTTCTGCACGTAATCGTCTGCATTCTTATCTAGAGAAAGGCAAAATGTCTTGCAACCGGTCGACTCAATGTCTTTAATCGCCACTGCGCTATCTTCAATCAAATACTGAGAGTCATACACATCGATATCAGAGGGCTGACCATCGGTAATCACCAGAATCAGTTTATGCCGCTCAGGACGTCGGCTGATTTTATGAAATGAATGCCTTAGTGCCGTACCCAGTCGCGTTGAATAAGCGGCTTTGGCCTGCCCCAAAGTAGCCAGAGAGCTTTCCGATTCGCCATCGAAGTCTTTAAAGTTGTAATAGGACACTTCACCACGGCCGTTGGAATTAAACCCCTGAATCGCATACGAATGCCCGAGACCGTCGAGCAACTGAGAAAGTACGACCGTGGAATCCAACGTTAGATCCAACACACTCTCGCCACCTTCCGCATGCTGATCGTTCATCGATTCAGATAAATCCAGCAACACCAGCAAGGACAGTTCGTGCTGACGTTCGCGGACGTGATCGATATAGATACGCGACTCCGAGGCCGCACCGCCTTTTTTCAATTCAACCAGCTGATCGACAAGGGCCTCGAAATCGAGTTCCACACCATCTTCCTGCTTCTTTCTGCGATGCATCTGAGACTGATAGGATTGAATAATATGCTGCAGCTTGTTTACAAAGCTTCGATAGTGCTCTATCCGCTGTTCAAGCGCGTTTGAATCTTGTTCGTGGAAAGTAATTTCATCCAGCGAACACCACTTCTGCTTCCAGCGGGCGATCTTATAATCCCACTCGGGATAGGCAAACATTTCATGCGTCGGCGAATGTTTTAACAGTGAGGACTGAACCTCTTCATCGACGGTTGTAAAAACCAGCCCCTCAACCTCGCCGGCTCCCTCTTTATAACTGGAAACCGACTTACCATCCAGCACTTCTTCGTAACCGATTCCGGTAACGCTGACCGACTCGTCATCTCCGCTAGCCTGTTCACTTTGGGTCGCGACTTCTTCATAGGCATTCCACAGATAGGAATTATCATCGCGGTAATCAACCAGCCTGAATTCATCCCTTTCATTCATACTGATACGCATCTGACCGATATCGTTGGCCAGTGCGAGACCGATTGAACGGAAAAGCAATGGATTTTCGACATCCTCATCTACCGCCTGCTGAAAAAGCCGACGCGCTTTAGTGACAAAAGGATTGTCCTCGATATCCACCTCATTCACCAAGGCATAAGCGACGGCATAGGCGATCTCGGCAAACTGCAACGAGTTAGACGGCGTTTTAGTGAAATGCCTGCGGAAAAGCGAGCGCATACCCGGAAACACCTGAGACGCCAAATATTCCACTCTGGCATCTTCTAAAAGCGAAATCAGAACCAGTTGGCGATTATTCAAACCGGAGGAGTCTTGGGGTACGGAATACACAAGGTGTGCAGCCGCATGTAAAGCCGAACTCAAGAAGCGCTGACGGGCTTCTTTAAAGGTCTCAGCTTCAATAAATTCGGGAAGGAAAATGGTACCGGCTCTGACAAGCGGCACCATTTCATTATCGTTTAGAGGAAGCACTCTGAATGAGCGCCCCCAGAAGGCTAATAATGTAAGTTCTAATTGACGCTGTACATCATTTAATAAAACGTGGTAACTCATGCATACATCGTCAATTCAGAGGAGCTTAGCGATGCTCGGTTGAAGTCTCTTCGTTAGGAATGCCGTCGATAGGACACTCTGCAGTTCCCACTGTCTTACGGGTAATCTTCTCAACCTGCTCTTTGGCTTTTTCAGGATCATTGATCCAAGTTGAATAGAACTCGTAAGGACACGCTGCCACACCCTGATCATCTTCACCGGAGTTGATCTTACCGGTGTAACCGCGGTGCAGAAGCTTGAACAGGTGGTTTTGAGACTGAGCGTTTTTACGGAAGTCACGGATTTGCGAAACGGATAGCTCGGCATACTGAATACCGTAATCTTCTTCACCACACTCACCCAGGGTATGACCGTCGAAACCGATAATCGCAGAGTGACCGAAGTAAGAGTAAACACCGTCGA
The genomic region above belongs to Thiomicrorhabdus xiamenensis and contains:
- a CDS encoding zinc ribbon domain-containing protein — encoded protein: MPVYDYKCQEHGIFHELATIDDAAEPMPCPHCQELAPRILMVPPEILDMAPEKRKAIERNEKAQHEPKMSTKESRAEDEERRKFEEKLHKHHHKGCGCGGHHKKKASNLMWTANGEKMFPSMRPWMISH
- a CDS encoding NTF2-like N-terminal transpeptidase domain-containing protein encodes the protein MKLATCILLLTAFFSAQSLANDADDKKQQIEIGKLYYQNLFANQPGKSYELLSSKDKESFSKEQFSRVIALKTAVLDKNRVVTIKGASITESDDNMAVVQVSAELSTPGTKEVKTVKATQLLLKENNEWKVYSAHAIASILMQAKYACDKDTSIAKQLKEEGCTLYYGTKNPNIEQK
- a CDS encoding nitric oxide reductase activation protein NorD, yielding MSYHVLLNDVQRQLELTLLAFWGRSFRVLPLNDNEMVPLVRAGTIFLPEFIEAETFKEARQRFLSSALHAAAHLVYSVPQDSSGLNNRQLVLISLLEDARVEYLASQVFPGMRSLFRRHFTKTPSNSLQFAEIAYAVAYALVNEVDIEDNPFVTKARRLFQQAVDEDVENPLLFRSIGLALANDIGQMRISMNERDEFRLVDYRDDNSYLWNAYEEVATQSEQASGDDESVSVTGIGYEEVLDGKSVSSYKEGAGEVEGLVFTTVDEEVQSSLLKHSPTHEMFAYPEWDYKIARWKQKWCSLDEITFHEQDSNALEQRIEHYRSFVNKLQHIIQSYQSQMHRRKKQEDGVELDFEALVDQLVELKKGGAASESRIYIDHVRERQHELSLLVLLDLSESMNDQHAEGGESVLDLTLDSTVVLSQLLDGLGHSYAIQGFNSNGRGEVSYYNFKDFDGESESSLATLGQAKAAYSTRLGTALRHSFHKISRRPERHKLILVITDGQPSDIDVYDSQYLIEDSAVAIKDIESTGCKTFCLSLDKNADDYVQKIFRKGHYEVVEHAEKLPQILTKLYLKVFKSFLA